One Campylobacter concisus DNA window includes the following coding sequences:
- the rpsJ gene encoding 30S ribosomal protein S10, with product MERIRLKLKAYDHRVLDRTVAAIVEAVKRTGADVRGPVPMPTKIKRYTVLKSPHINKDSREQFEMRIHARMLDIVAATPETVDSLTKLDLAPEVNVEVRAMK from the coding sequence ATGGAAAGAATCAGGTTAAAGCTAAAAGCTTACGACCATAGAGTTCTAGACCGTACTGTTGCAGCAATCGTAGAAGCTGTCAAACGAACAGGTGCCGACGTTCGTGGCCCGGTACCAATGCCTACAAAGATCAAACGCTATACAGTCTTAAAATCTCCACACATCAACAAAGACTCACGTGAGCAGTTTGAGATGAGAATACACGCTCGTATGCTTGACATCGTAGCTGCTACTCCAGAAACTGTAGATAGCCTAACAAAACTCGACCTAGCTCCAGAAGTTAATGTCGAAGTTCGTGCGATGAAATAA